The genomic interval CTAATTTCGCTTGGGTATTGCATTGCTAAGAATAGACCTGCACGTGCGCGCTCATCCACTTCCATTTCTAAAACAGCTTCGTCATCAAGGATTACTTCACCGCTAGTTACTTCATATTTTGGGTGCCCCATGATTGCAGAAGATAAAGTAGATTTACCAGTTCCGTTAGGACCCATGATTGCGTGAATTTCTCCACCCTTAACTTCAAGATTAAGACCTTTAATAATTTCTTTTTCTTCGATTGAAACATGTAAATCATTAATAACTAATTTAGGTTGACTCATATTATATACCTCCATAGTAAAAAGAAGTTTTGTTCACAAAATTGTCGAAACTTCATTATCAATTTATTATCATTCTAATCTTATAACAAATAAAAACTGATAGCAACCTATTGATTCCTGTTAGGTAAGGAAAATTCGCATAAAACAAATAAATACGCTTTATTCACTTATAAATATGTATTTATTTTTCAAAATGGCAACGTTTTCTTTCTTTATTATAAACACATAGCATCACACTAGTATAAACGATAGGCACTTTAAATTATCTACAATAGCTTCGTTTTAGTATTGATACACATAATGAATTTAGCCCTAGTACTTATTGGAAAAGGGAAAACGCATTTCTGTTCCGCTAAAATATATTGATTTAACGCTAAACAATATGATTGCAAAAAAATCGGTTAAAAATATAAAAAAATGCCCCTATAAAAAACCGTTACACAAGCTATATCCATTATTGATAGAAATGATTTCATTCTCAATTGGATATTTGCTTTGTGTTTTGGTCTTTTATAGGAACATCCCCTTAATCTTTATTCATTAACAGGTACAACGGCACCTTTATATTTAGTGTTGATGAAATCTTGAATTTCTTTAGAATGAAGCACTTCTACCAATGTCTTAATGGATTCTTTGCTTTCATCTCCTTTACGAACGGTAATGATATTCGCATATGGAGATTCGCTTCCTTCAATTTCAATCGAATCTTCTACTGGGTTTAAGCCTGCATCTAACGCATAGTTTGCATTGATTACAACAGCGTCGCCCTCATTATTATTAAAAATTTGAGGAAGTAATGCTGGCTCATAATCTGCTTTTAATTGAACATTTTTTGGATTTTCTACAATATCTTCTACTGTGGCATTTACTTTATCAATGCCATCTTTTAATTTAATTAATCCGCCTTTTTCTAAAAGAGAAAGTACGCGGCCATGTTCAGCAACAGAGTTACTTAGAATGATTGTCGCTCCATCTGGAAGCTCATCTAAGCTTTTATATTTTTTAGAGAATACACCCATAGGTTCAATGTGGATTCCACCTGCATTTACAAAGTCATATCCATTATCTTTAATTTGTTGATTCAAATAAGGAATATGTTGAAAATAGTTAGCATCTAATTCTTTTGATTCTAACGCTTTGTTTGGCAATACATAATCTTGGAAAGTAACGATTTCTAAATCAATTCCTTTTTCTTTAAGAAGTGGCTTAGCTTCTTCTAAAATTTCAGCATGTGGTACGTTAGAAGCACCAACTACTAATTTAGTTGTTTCTTTCTCTTCGTTAGAAGCACCACTTTCATTTTTCTCCTCAGAGCTTCCGCATGCAGCAAGAACGAATACGAATGTCAAAGCAATTAATAATGACCATAATTTTTTCATTTTTATTCTCCTTATCTTTTATCTAATTTTTTTGTTATATAATCTCCAATAAATTGGATAATAAATACAATGATTAATACAATAATGGTTGAAATTAGTGTTACATCTCCATTGCCTCTTTGGAAACCTTGTAAATAAGCCAAATTCCCAAGCCCACCAGCACCAATGATTCCTGCCATTGCAGTGGATCCAACTAAGGCTATCGTAGTTACGGTAATTCCTGAAACAAGGGCTGGCATGGATTCTGGTAACAGAACCTTAAAAATAATGGTTGTCGGTTTGGCTCCCATTGATTTTGCAGCTTCAATGACCCCTTTATCCACTTCTCGAAGCCCAATTTCCACAAGCCTTGCATAAAACGGTGCAGCCCCAATAATAAGAGAAGGTAACGCTGCTTTTGGTCCAATCATTGTTCCAATTAAGAAAGTTGTCAATGGGATTAATAGAACCAATAAAATAATGAATGGGATTGAGCGGAAAATATTAACAATCGCGCTAATCACTTTGTTAATAAAAGAGTTACTCCACATATTCCCTTTCCCCGTTAAAAATAAAGTAATTCCAAGTATAATTCCAAGTATAAAGGTAAAAATAATCGAGAATCCGGTCATAAAAAGGGTTTCTACTGTTGCTTTCCACATTATTTCCCAATCTACATTTGGCAATAAGCTTTCCATCATCTGTCAATCACCTCCACACTAATTTCTTGTGAATGAAGGTATTGAATCGCCTTCTCAATTTCTTCTTCCTCTCCATCCAAATGAATATACAATGTTCCATACGATCCATTTTGAGTCGGAGAAATTTTCCCTTGAATGATATTCACCGAAATGGAAAATGATCGAATTAGATTTGTGATAACTGGCTGTTCTGCACTTTCACCAACAAATCCAAGCATTACCAAGCTTCCTGTTTTGTAGTGAGCTATTAAATGATCAATAGTGTCCTTCGCTTCTTCTGGCTCAATAACTTGTTGAACAAAACGTTTAGTAATCTCTTTCTCCGGCTTTTTGAAAACATCAATTACAGGTCCTGTTTCTACTACTTTCCCATCTTCCATTACAGCAACTCGATGACAAATCTTTCGAATGACATGCATTTCATGTGTAATAAGAACAATCGTAAGACCAAGACGCTTATTAATATCTACTAAAAGGTCTAAGATAGCATCTGTCGTTTGCGGATCCAAGGCCGAGGTTGCTTCATCACAAAGAAGTACTTTTGGATCACTTGCAAGTGCTCTTGCGATACCAACACGCTGTTTTTGGCCACCGCTTAATTGAGACGGATAAGCATCCTCTCGCCCTTCTAATCCAACTAGCTTAATTAACTCAAGCACTTTCTTTTCTCTTGCTGATTTTGTCACTCCTGCTATTTCTAAAGGAAAAGCTATGTTTTCCTTTACCGTTCTTGACCACAGCAGATTAAAATGTTGAAATATCATACTGATTTCTTGTCTTGCCTTGCGAAGCTTGCTTCCTTTAATTTTGGAAACCTCGTGCCCTGCAACCGAGACACTTCCTTCAGTAGGAATCTCCAATCCGTTCAGCATTCTGATTAATGTACTTTTTCCTGCACCACTATATCCGATTATTCCAAATATCTCTCCTGAATGAATGGTCAGGTCCACATGATCAACCGCAGTAACCTTCCCACTTCTGGAAGAATATATTTTTTTAACTGCATTAACATTAATCATTTTGTTCACCTACTTCTATATAAAGTTACACTTTGACGATAACTATTTTAAAATAGTTTTCAACAAAGCACATCATATCATTCCATGTAATAAAAAAAACCTTTCTGCAAGACGAGCAGAAAGGTTTCTAATATTAGTAATATCCCTTTCTCTCATCTATCAAAGCTTAATGCTTTGTGTGAATTGGCACCGTTTCAGTATACTGACGGTTGCCGGGTTTCATAGGGCACATCCCTCCACCTCTCTTGATAAGAGCGTTATCTATATGAAATTATTTAAATTCGTAAATATGATAGATGTAATTTACCACTTCCTGATATTAGTGTCAACACATTTTTTAATATAATATTTTTTCTGAATTTTCAATTAAAAATTGTAAGATTTTCTGACATAATTATTTTGATAAGAAAAATTGGATTTAAAGTGTATTTGTCTAATTTTGTCAAAAAAATAACCTGAAATGCCTTTTCCTTTCGGTAAGAAAAGCTGGCTTTCAGGAATGATTTTGTGATCTTTTTTCTATTTAGGAGCTAACTACTTAACTGATTCGTTTTACAGGCTGTGAGTTGCACAAGAAAAGCAAAGATTCTAACAAAAGAACTTTCCTTAAAGATCCATCTAATTGAATCACTCCGTTCTTTTTCGCTTCTCTTAGAAGTACCTCTCCTCTCGTGACAGAGATAATACTTTCTCTTTCTCCTGTCAACCATACATCTGGACTTTCATCTTTCATACTTCTCCATGAAAAATGTTCGTTCCTTACTTCCACTAAATAGGAATCCTTTTGACATGATATTGCTAATGAAAACGCAGTGTTTCGTAATAATGGTTTTAAAGACTCTTTACGGTTCAACTTATCTACAAAACTTGTCATCCATTCCTGCAAAAGCATCTCCTACTTTCTGCCGAACAATCTTATATTACTTATTCTTGCAATAACAGAAAAAAACCTGCTTAATAAGGAACAAACTTTTGAAAAATATGGTTGGAATAACGTCAGGATTGGCAGACTTTGATGGGACTTCTCTGTTACCTTCTTTCAACAAATCGGCTTTCAACAATCGAACCACTTCGACTCATTAAAATAACGACCCTTTCCGCCAGAGGAAAGGGTCGTTTACTTCGCATATTTCTTGATAACTTCTACTAAATGAGGTACCGATTCAAAGCGATACACTTTCTCTTTTACATTCCCCTCTTCCACAATAACTAGGCATGGAACACTTTCAACTTCATACTTCATGGCCAATTCTGGCGCATAATTCAAATCCATTTTTCCTATATTTAAATCTGGCTTCATCGTATGTAATATCGTTAGCATTTTAGAAGCAACCATGCATGTACCACAAAGGGGAGTATACAAATAAAGAAAAGCAAGTGGGGCACCCTTGATTTGTCTCTCCCAATCATTGATTTTCCAGTCTATCATAATCCATTCATCCTTGTATCTAAGTATTTTGCTTCAATTTCGATGTTTGCTTGTAATAAGAGTGTTGCTAAATGATGTTCAGGAGAGGCAGCAACTTCTTTGTATTTTCGATCAATATAAAGAAATTCTGCTTCAGGAAGTTCCCTTTTAAATTGCTTTCTAATTTTATCTCCTGACTTATCTGCATCCACTAAAATATATACATCTTTATCCATTAGTTCTTCTAGTAATTCATCCAGCTTCGAAACACCAATTGTTCCATTGGTACAAAGGATATCCACTGGCTCACGCACAATCTTTTCTATTTTTCTTTTATCCGATTTGCCTTCAACAATGATTACTTTTTTCATTTTATCACCTAAAGGAGTTATTTCATTTTACTTTAACATATTCAAACTAGAAGAGAAAGAAGTTGGTTCATGGAATAATTTTTAATCATTAACTAATACGTATTAGGCACTTTATTCGTATTCATCCTTTTCTATTCATATATATTAATAAATGACGAAAAAAAGACACCGGTAAAATACCGATGCCATCATTAGGAAATTATCCTTCATTCGTCATTTCTTCGTATTGTTCTGCTGTCATTAGCGTTTCGATGTCTGCTTTATCACTAGGCTCGATAACGACCATCCATGCTTTTTCATAAGGAGATTCATTAACAAACTCTGGATTGTCGCTAAGCTCTTCATTCACTTCTACTACTTTTCCGCTAATCGGAGCATATAATTCGGAAACTGTTTTAACAGATTCTACACTTCCAAAAGGCTCATTTGCAGTTACTTCATCGCCTACTTCCGGTAGTTCGACAAATACGATATCCCCTAATTCAGATTGTGCAAAGTGTGAAATTCCTACACGAGCATTTTCTCCTTCAACTTTTACCCATTCATGTTCTTTTGAATATCGTAAATCCTTTGGTACTGTCATTATAAAACCCCTCCATATTTATCATTTTCACTCTGGTAAAACAGAGTTTCCTATTAAAAAAAGCAGGTTACTTATGTCCAACTTTCTTTAAACACTTCTTCTTTAAAGCCTAAAGTTACTTTATTTCCATCTGTCGTTAAAGGACGTTTAATCAACATGCCATCTGACGCAAGTAAATCGAGTAGTTCGTCATCTGAAGCTTCTTTCATTTTATCCTTTAATCCTAGATCTCTGTATTTCTGGCCAGAAGTATTGAAGAATTTCTTTAATTCCAGACCACTTTTTTTATACAAATCCTCCAATAATTCGCGGGAAGGAGGATTATCCACAATATGTACTTCTTCATATGACACATGATTTTCATCCAGCCACTTTTTTGCCTTACGACAAGTTGAGCATTTTGGATACCAATAAAAAGTAACTTTCATTCCATCACCCATAATCTATGTATTTTAAATCATTCCACTAAATATTATCACAATTTTATATAAAGTGAAACTTCAATAGCTGCGGCTTTTTATGGCAGTTAACAGTCAACTAGATTTCCATTCTACGAATAGTCCTTCGCACAGTAGTTTCTACTATTGCGAAGAACCTTATCATAAAATACTATACGTAATATTCTCCAGCCTTCAACAAACTTGTTGCAGCCTCTCTCTTACTGGCAATAAGGGCCTTTGGTGTATATCTAGTATATTTCTTCAATATGGAAAGGGCTAATCTTAATTCATCGCCACTAAGCATATATGCTAAAGTATCTGTTGCTTCTGTGATAACTTGTTGAAAAGCTTCCTGACAATAGATTTCCGTATACAACATTTTTTGTTTTTCTTCTTTTTTACTTTTTTCCATTGACTTCTCTGTTCTTAAAATACAGGAGTCCATCGCAAAAATAGCATTGATAATATTTGCTAGATTCACCATAATCTCTTGCTGTTCTTCCAATTTATCCTTATATTTCTTTAGCATCATCCCAAATAGGAGATAACTAATTTTTTTCGAATTCGACAAAAGCATTTTTTCTTGTGATAATGGCATTTCATCTGGATCTTCTGGAAGAAAGGAAATCATTTCTTTTTCCGTCATTGCTGCAAGTGCGAATAATGGAAGCTCACCTTTCAAACTCTTTTTGGCCAAGGTAGGAGGAATCAATAATCGATTTATTTCATTTGTCCCTTCAAAAATACGATTGATTCTTGAATCACGATACATTCTCACAATATCGTAATCTTCCATAAAACCATTGCCTCCATGGAGTTGAACACATTCATCTACAACCATATCTAATACTTCTGAAGCAAAGATTTTGTTCAAACTGCATTCTATTACATATTCATTTATAATTTTCGCCATCTTTTTCATTTCTACATCGTCTGCTAATCCATCCATTGCTTCTGAAAGCAATCCAGCTGTTCGATAAACAGTACTTTCTGCTGCATAAATATAGGAAGCCATTGTCGCATACTTTTCAAGTGTAAGGGGAAAACGGGATATCGGAGTGGAGAATTGTATTCGTTTATCTGTATATGCAATAGTCTTTTTAAGTGCTTCCTTACTAGCACCAATTGCTCCAAGACCTAGCTTGTAGCGCCCAATATTTAAAATATTTAATGCGATTAGATGACCTCTACCTACTTCTCCCAATACGTTTTCAACCGGTACTTCAACCTGGTCAAATCGTACTGCACAGGTGGAGGAACTCTTGATTCCTAATTTATTTTCTTCTTTTCCCACGGAAATTCCGGCAAATGCTTTTTCTACGATAAAGGCTGTGAAATGCTCTTGATTCACTTTAGCATACACAATAAATATATCAGCAATACCGGAATTCGTAATCCACTGTTTTTCTCCTGTTAATCGATAATGAGTCCCTTCTTGATTTAAAATGGCTGTTGTTTTTACACTTAGTGCATCTGATCCTACAGTCGGTTCTGTTAATGCATAGGATGCTATTTTTTTACCACTAGCTAAATCAGGTAAATATTTTTCCTTCTGTGCTTTATTTCCGAATAAAACAATTGGTAAAGAGCCGATTCCTATATGAGCGCCATGAGTGACAGAAAACCCCCCTGCAACAGACATCGCTTCTGAGATAACAGCAGTACTAATTTTATCTAATCCCAACCCGCCATATGCTTCTGGAATATCTGAGCTTAATAAGCCTAATTCCCCTGCTTCTTCCATCAATTGTTTCGTTATTGTAAATTGATGATTTTCCATTTCAGCCAAATGTGGCAATACTTTTTTCTGAACAAATTCACTTGTCATTTCCGCAATCATTTGATGCTCTTCTGTAAAATCCTCTGGTGTAAAAATTTCTTCATTGGTGATCTGTTCTGTTAAAAAACTTCCACCTTTTTGCATGATATTCCTTTCCTTCCTTTCTATATCATCTTTTAACGGTTTATCTCTTTTTTTTCGTAGTCAATGGCTTCCCTGTTTGTAATAGATGCATCATTCTTTGCTGTGTCTCCTTTTCCTGAATTAAACGAATAAATGCCTCTCTTTCTAGATCTAATAGATAGTTCTCCTCTACCAATACGCCACACTCAACATCGCCACCAGTAAGAACTGTTGCAAGATTACTTGCGATAAAAACATCATAGTCAGATATAAAACCGATTTTTTGTAGTTTTTCTATTTCATTCATTAAGAATTGATATCCCGCTCTACCACAAACCATTATCTTTTCTTTTTGCGGTGCTTCATACTTTTCATTAACCATATGCAGAACTGCTTTTTTGGCATCTCTTAATAAAAATTGTTCATTATTTGTTATTCCATCATTCTCCGTTAAGAAACCTATTTCTTTTGCGAGAACGGCAGAAGTAGATACCTTAGCTGTTAAAATTGTCTGAAATACCTCTCCTGTAAGCTGGAATAATTCTTCAATTGATGGATTTTGTTTTTGTTTCAGCCTATTACAATACAGTTCTGTTGTTCCTCCACCACCTGGAATAAGCCCAACTCCTGTTTCCACAAGACCTATATATGTTTCTAAAGATGCTTGGACCTTGCTGGCAGCGAGACAAACTTCCGCTCCTCCTCCTAGCGTTCTTTGATAAGGAGCCACTACAACTGGTTTTCCGCAATATTTTATGCGTTTCATTGCTCGTTGAAAACGGCGGACGGCTAGCTCTAATTCCGTCATATCTTCGTTTTGGGCTTCTAGCAGCATTAATGCTAAATTAGCACCAAGACTAAAATTCTTTTTTTCACTGCCTATAACTAAGCCTTTATATTCATGTGTTTCTACCAGTGCTATCGACTTCTCAATCATGGAAAGGATATCGACACCAATACTCATATTCCTACTGTGTAATTCGAGTAATAACACCCCATCGCCTATATCAATTAAACTCGCCCCATCATTGGAAAGAAGAGCACCTCTTTGTTTTTTACTTTCATAAATGCTTATTTGATCTTTACTTTTTGGAATTGGCCAATATTCTCCTTGATGATAATAATGAGCTATCCCATTAATTTCTTTATAAAATTGTTCAAATCCTTGATTAATCATTTCTTTAATCCATAAAGGAATCTTCATCGATTCTTCTTCCATACGTTGAACCGTATCTTTTAAAGACAATTTATCCCACAAGCGAAACGGACCATTTTCCCAGTTAAATCCAGACTGAACAGCCAGATCTAACTCATAAATGGAATCGGTAATTTCACCAACCATTTTTGCCGAGTATAGCAAAAATGGAGCAATCCCTTTCCATAAAAATTGCGCTTTTTTATTTTTCTCCTCTAAAAACAACGGAAGCGATTGGCTTATAAATTGTTCTTTCGTTACAGTCAAATTTTTGTATTTGAACGTATGATAATCTAGAACTTTTAATCCTTCCTCTGTTTTTCTATAAAATCCTTTTTTTACTTTTCTGCCAAACATCTTTCTCTTAAGCATTTCTTCTAACAAAACGGGGATTTGGTACATCTCCATTTCTTCTGATAGTTTCATTTTCCCTTGCATATTTTGAATGACCTGATAGAAAGTATCCAACCCAACCATATCCAAGGTTTGAAAGGTAGCACTTTTTGGTCGGCCAATGAGTGGCCCCGTTAATTGATCCACTTCATCAATTGTTAAATCAGCCTTCATCATTTCTTTAACAATATTTAAAAATGCATAAGAGCCAATACGGTTTGCAATAAAATTAGGAGTATCACTTGCTTTTACTACCACTTTACCTAATGATTCCTCCGCAAATTCACTTATCATTTTCACAACATCTGGGTCCGTTTCTTTTGTAGGAATAATTTCAAGTAGTTTAATATACCGAGGCGGATTAAAAAAATGGGTACCTAAAAAATGAGCCTGGAAATCTGCTGAGAGATTTTCTTTCATCTCATTAATAGATATCCCAGAAGTATTACTGCTAACAATTGAACCTTTTTTTCTATATTTATCTACTTTTTTAAAGAGTTCCTTCTTTATGTGAACATCTTCAATTATTACTTCTACTATCCAATCTACTTCCCCTAATAAAGAGAAATCATCTTCTAGATTGCCAATTGTTAAATGCGCTAAGTTATCAATGGAAGTGAGTGGACTAGGAGTGTCTGTTTTCATTTTTTCGACGGCTAGCCGTACAAATCGATTTCTAACCACTTCATCCTTTTTCGTTAAACCTTTTTGTTTTTCTTCTTCTGTTAACTGGTTTGGCACAATATCCAGTAAAACCGTAGAAATCCCTGCATTAAGAAACTGTGCCGCAATCGCTGCACCCATTACTCCAGAACCGATAACCGCAGCTGATTTTATCTCTTTCACCTTACTTCCTCCTTGAAAAATATCTTAAAATTTCTTTATGCTCTTTTAGATGATTACTCATTGAATTATTCGCCTTTCATTTTTACATGTATATGATTTTACGAAGGATATGTCATATTTAATCTCCAAGCTATCTGCTCATTAAATATGAAAAATAGGAAATGCTAAAAATGAAACAAGAAAAGGGAGGTGAATAGAAAGATGGCCCGTCTTAAAAAGAATCCTTCTAAAGCAGGGGTTAGTGCAGCTAGTGTGAAAGGTAATGCTGGTCCTACCGTTGAGGCAGATGGTGGTGGAAAAGTTAACAGTCAAAATAATCAGTATAAAAAGCAATAGTTTATTTAGGAGGTAGAACTTTGATGCAGCAACAACCCAATAATATGACACAACCAAACGGGATGATGATGAAACCACCTGTTATGGTTACAGTCAAAGATTCCCTTTACTTAACAGATATGCTTTCTTGGAATTTATTAGCGATGAAAAAAGCACATTTCTTTGCCCAAAGTGCCCAAGATCCGGCTATTAAATCCCATCTTGAAAAATGTGGACAAATGCATCAGCAACATTATGAAAGAATACTTAATCATCTAAATACAAATAGTCAGCCGATGTCTCAACAACCACAATAATTACTTACGAAATAGAAGAGATTGTTGATTCATTATGCTCATTCTACTAAATTGAATGCAAACTATATTTCGACCTTGTCTTTCGTAGAATGAGCATCTTCTCACATAAAAATGGGGATGAATCAGTAATCAGATTTATGAAATAATAATCTTGTGAGGAAGGACAAAGGAAATGAACAACCAACAATCAATCCAAAATCCTGAAGCCCAGGTACCAAAAACACCACAAATGAATGATCGTGATTTTACTAATGATATGCTTGCAACTGAAAAATATCTGACGGATTCTTATTCAACAGCTTTAAATGAAGCTAGTAATGAACCGTTATATCAAGACTTGTTGTCGATATTTACTGAAACACAAAATATGCAAAGAGAATTGTATGATTTAATGTTTCAAAAGGGTTGGTATAAGCTTGAAGCGGTTGATCAGCAAAAGCTTCAACAATCCTATCAACAATTTAAAGGGTATAGTAATCAATTTCCCTATGGAAACACTACTATGCAGTAACCTTTTTTATTCATACCACCTAAGGATTGGGTGGTATGTTTTTTACACTTTGTCCAGCTTTCTATATAGCATATGTTTTACTTTTGATTTTGTTTTCTCATCTCGTTCATTTTTTTTATTTCAGCTATTATTTGGATAATGTTTTGTTTGCCATCAGGAAATTTAGCATTCCAATGCTTCACCAAGCCTGGCATATTTTTTGACATAAAAGAATAAAGCATCCATACTTGTACTTTTTCATTAAGCTCTTCATTTTCTTCTCCAAGTAGTAATTCCGTGTAATTGCTCAGTAATGCTTCAAACTCTTCTCTAAATTTTTCATTCATTTTCATTCCTCCATCTCTATGCGTTGACAAATAAAATAAATTGAATTATTATAAGAATACACCTAATGATAATGATTATCAATATCATTAATTGCATTCCATAATAATTTAGATTCTTTCCTTTTCTTTCCCCCTCATTTTAAGAATTGAGAAAGAATAAACGAAAAGAGGCTGCACCCTGTCAGCCTCTTTTCGTTATTTAAGAAAAACGCTTTATTCATCACTTGAAAACATATACTTTTTATAGTGATACCTGATCGAAAAAATTAACCCCATTGATAGCATATTCCCCATCAATGAGCTACCTCCATAGCTAATAAAAGGGAGTGGAATTCCTGTAATCGGAAGGATACCTACTGTCATCCCAATATTTTGGAAAACATGAAAGCAAAGCATACTAATGATGCCTACACTCATACAAGTATAAAATGTATTTTTTGTTTCCAATGCCACTTTTGTGATGTGATAGATAAGCAAGAAAAATAAACTAATAATAATACTAGCACCAATAAATCCAAACTCTTCCCCTACCACACTAAAAATAAAATCAGTATGATTTTCTGGAAGCACTACTTCACTTGTGCCAACTCCCTTCCCTGTTGTTTGTCCAGAACCTATCGCAAGTAAGGATTGTGTTAAGTGATAGCCTGTCGTGCTTTGATACGTATATGGATCCAACCAAGAATAAATTCTTCCCATTTGATATTCCTTAACTCCGAAATATGTTGTAATCCAATCAGGATGCCAAATAACAAGATACAGAACCGCTGTAGCAATGACTGCAAAAGTCGAGAAGATAGGCGTTAGAATCTTCCACGAAATACCAGAGATAAAAACCATGCCGAGCATAATCGCAAGGAAAACTAAGGAGGTACCTAAGTCAGGTTGTAACATTACTAGGAACAACGGAAGTGCTGTTACACCCCCTATTTTAAATAATAAAAAGAAATCACTTTGTATGGTTTTCACAATATATTTTTCTTGATGTTCTACAATTAATCGAGATAAGGCTAATACTAAAAACACTTTTACGAATTCAGACGGCTGCAAAGAAAAACCAGGTAATGTAAACCAGCTTTTCGCGCCATTAATTTCTCGGGCAATGCTTTCCGGTGCGAGAATTAGCAATACTAATAATAAAAGACCAAATGCATACAGATACCAAGTTAGTTTTTTTAGCTGATCCGAATCTAAACGAATTACGCCAATAATAATTCCTATACCAACTCCATAAAATAAAACCTGCTTTAACACATAAGATGAATTTGCTCCATATATAGCAATAAGACT from Niallia sp. FSL W8-0635 carries:
- a CDS encoding MetQ/NlpA family ABC transporter substrate-binding protein, which translates into the protein MKKLWSLLIALTFVFVLAACGSSEEKNESGASNEEKETTKLVVGASNVPHAEILEEAKPLLKEKGIDLEIVTFQDYVLPNKALESKELDANYFQHIPYLNQQIKDNGYDFVNAGGIHIEPMGVFSKKYKSLDELPDGATIILSNSVAEHGRVLSLLEKGGLIKLKDGIDKVNATVEDIVENPKNVQLKADYEPALLPQIFNNNEGDAVVINANYALDAGLNPVEDSIEIEGSESPYANIITVRKGDESKESIKTLVEVLHSKEIQDFINTKYKGAVVPVNE
- a CDS encoding methionine ABC transporter permease — translated: MMESLLPNVDWEIMWKATVETLFMTGFSIIFTFILGIILGITLFLTGKGNMWSNSFINKVISAIVNIFRSIPFIILLVLLIPLTTFLIGTMIGPKAALPSLIIGAAPFYARLVEIGLREVDKGVIEAAKSMGAKPTTIIFKVLLPESMPALVSGITVTTIALVGSTAMAGIIGAGGLGNLAYLQGFQRGNGDVTLISTIIVLIIVFIIQFIGDYITKKLDKR
- a CDS encoding methionine ABC transporter ATP-binding protein — its product is MINVNAVKKIYSSRSGKVTAVDHVDLTIHSGEIFGIIGYSGAGKSTLIRMLNGLEIPTEGSVSVAGHEVSKIKGSKLRKARQEISMIFQHFNLLWSRTVKENIAFPLEIAGVTKSAREKKVLELIKLVGLEGREDAYPSQLSGGQKQRVGIARALASDPKVLLCDEATSALDPQTTDAILDLLVDINKRLGLTIVLITHEMHVIRKICHRVAVMEDGKVVETGPVIDVFKKPEKEITKRFVQQVIEPEEAKDTIDHLIAHYKTGSLVMLGFVGESAEQPVITNLIRSFSISVNIIQGKISPTQNGSYGTLYIHLDGEEEEIEKAIQYLHSQEISVEVIDR
- a CDS encoding SCP2 sterol-binding domain-containing protein, producing the protein MQEWMTSFVDKLNRKESLKPLLRNTAFSLAISCQKDSYLVEVRNEHFSWRSMKDESPDVWLTGERESIISVTRGEVLLREAKKNGVIQLDGSLRKVLLLESLLFLCNSQPVKRIS
- a CDS encoding thioredoxin family protein, producing the protein MIDWKINDWERQIKGAPLAFLYLYTPLCGTCMVASKMLTILHTMKPDLNIGKMDLNYAPELAMKYEVESVPCLVIVEEGNVKEKVYRFESVPHLVEVIKKYAK
- a CDS encoding toprim domain-containing protein, with amino-acid sequence MKKVIIVEGKSDKRKIEKIVREPVDILCTNGTIGVSKLDELLEELMDKDVYILVDADKSGDKIRKQFKRELPEAEFLYIDRKYKEVAASPEHHLATLLLQANIEIEAKYLDTRMNGL
- the gcvH gene encoding glycine cleavage system protein GcvH produces the protein MTVPKDLRYSKEHEWVKVEGENARVGISHFAQSELGDIVFVELPEVGDEVTANEPFGSVESVKTVSELYAPISGKVVEVNEELSDNPEFVNESPYEKAWMVVIEPSDKADIETLMTAEQYEEMTNEG
- a CDS encoding arsenate reductase family protein, giving the protein MKVTFYWYPKCSTCRKAKKWLDENHVSYEEVHIVDNPPSRELLEDLYKKSGLELKKFFNTSGQKYRDLGLKDKMKEASDDELLDLLASDGMLIKRPLTTDGNKVTLGFKEEVFKESWT
- a CDS encoding acyl-CoA dehydrogenase family protein; this encodes MQKGGSFLTEQITNEEIFTPEDFTEEHQMIAEMTSEFVQKKVLPHLAEMENHQFTITKQLMEEAGELGLLSSDIPEAYGGLGLDKISTAVISEAMSVAGGFSVTHGAHIGIGSLPIVLFGNKAQKEKYLPDLASGKKIASYALTEPTVGSDALSVKTTAILNQEGTHYRLTGEKQWITNSGIADIFIVYAKVNQEHFTAFIVEKAFAGISVGKEENKLGIKSSSTCAVRFDQVEVPVENVLGEVGRGHLIALNILNIGRYKLGLGAIGASKEALKKTIAYTDKRIQFSTPISRFPLTLEKYATMASYIYAAESTVYRTAGLLSEAMDGLADDVEMKKMAKIINEYVIECSLNKIFASEVLDMVVDECVQLHGGNGFMEDYDIVRMYRDSRINRIFEGTNEINRLLIPPTLAKKSLKGELPLFALAAMTEKEMISFLPEDPDEMPLSQEKMLLSNSKKISYLLFGMMLKKYKDKLEEQQEIMVNLANIINAIFAMDSCILRTEKSMEKSKKEEKQKMLYTEIYCQEAFQQVITEATDTLAYMLSGDELRLALSILKKYTRYTPKALIASKREAATSLLKAGEYYV